One segment of Rhodopirellula baltica SH 1 DNA contains the following:
- a CDS encoding DUF1349 domain-containing protein, whose protein sequence is MSRRRLRFRFGVIVVTSIFLGTWVAGSDSFAEEPDTLFFDGFDGKVDTLWNPLRPDPDRVSLTSHPGKLTLKTHFGGLGGNALTRRMPLTRNLYLVPNPVEGDDDFVVTTCVESFRPVKNYQQAGVMIYDDDDNYLKFDYEHSGAEAGFKHMREKDTYRLVDTDEFMEPADRLWLRVIKRGNVYERAFSTDGEKYKVIGEAVWGDGSPQQIGIMACNGALRDHEIEAQFDFFQIRKLTAEERQDPVYLQRQELAGAWDVVSTKVSGQDLLESPITEFNFDGGNVSFVIQGQLTEVDYLLNVESKPKGFTMSSLTVGAKEPVNGNYSIDDGQLILCLSLPPGTPAPNKLETLENDDHILLTLKRSR, encoded by the coding sequence ATGTCACGTAGGCGGTTGCGTTTTCGATTTGGAGTCATTGTTGTTACCTCGATCTTTCTTGGGACTTGGGTTGCTGGTTCTGACTCGTTCGCCGAGGAGCCCGATACGCTTTTCTTTGATGGCTTCGATGGGAAGGTCGATACCCTCTGGAATCCGCTGAGGCCTGATCCCGATCGTGTCTCACTGACCAGCCATCCCGGCAAGCTCACGTTGAAAACGCATTTTGGTGGTCTCGGTGGCAATGCTCTGACTCGTCGAATGCCACTGACAAGGAACCTGTACTTGGTGCCGAATCCAGTCGAAGGCGACGATGACTTTGTGGTCACAACCTGCGTTGAGTCTTTTCGGCCGGTCAAGAACTATCAGCAAGCTGGAGTGATGATCTATGACGATGACGACAACTATCTCAAATTTGATTATGAACACAGCGGAGCGGAAGCTGGATTCAAGCACATGCGAGAGAAGGACACCTATCGGCTGGTCGATACGGATGAATTCATGGAGCCTGCCGATCGACTTTGGTTGCGTGTGATCAAACGTGGAAACGTTTATGAGCGAGCTTTCAGCACCGATGGCGAAAAATACAAGGTCATCGGCGAAGCAGTTTGGGGCGATGGCAGCCCTCAGCAAATTGGGATCATGGCTTGCAACGGAGCGTTGCGGGACCACGAAATCGAGGCCCAGTTCGACTTCTTCCAAATTCGAAAACTGACAGCCGAAGAACGCCAGGACCCGGTTTATTTGCAACGCCAGGAACTTGCCGGTGCATGGGATGTGGTTTCAACCAAAGTGAGTGGGCAAGATTTACTTGAAAGCCCAATCACGGAATTCAATTTTGATGGCGGTAATGTTTCATTCGTGATTCAGGGTCAGCTCACGGAGGTGGACTACTTGCTGAACGTCGAATCCAAACCGAAAGGTTTCACAATGTCGTCTCTGACGGTGGGGGCCAAAGAACCGGTCAATGGCAACTATTCGATTGACGATGGTCAACTGATCCTGTGCCTGTCACTACCACCAGGCACCCCCGCACCGAACAAGCTGGAAACGCTCGAGAATGACGACCACATATTGTTGACCCTCAAACGCTCCCGCTAA
- a CDS encoding DUF1349 domain-containing protein, giving the protein MSCERFRCEIFVITWIALGGGGIGSQLVADEPKRPLVAEEPEVLFVDEFDGQLSEQWNPVRPDPERFFLNSHPGKLTLVTHHGDIVGDVRKRRAPLAKNLFLIPNPAEGDGDFVVTTCVDSFRPTMKYQQAGLLIYDGDDNYLKFDLESNGSTPGFKHIREQDAFRLYDTDPKIKPADRVWFRLVKRGNVYERAYSTDGKKFEVFGEAVWGDGSPLQVGIIAFNGPREADEIEASFDFFRVRKLTREEREDPAYLQRQKIAGSWNVVKTRASGEDLVEGPISEFRFDGGDVSFVIQGERTEVDFMLDIESEPNGFTMSSLTVGATDPVHGNYELNEDQLVLCLSLPPGTPAPQELESSPGDGRILMTLKRSN; this is encoded by the coding sequence ATGTCATGCGAGCGCTTTCGATGTGAGATCTTCGTTATTACCTGGATTGCTTTGGGGGGCGGGGGCATTGGGTCCCAGTTGGTTGCCGATGAACCCAAACGCCCGTTAGTCGCGGAAGAGCCCGAGGTGTTGTTCGTCGATGAATTCGATGGGCAACTCAGTGAGCAGTGGAATCCAGTTCGACCGGATCCAGAACGTTTCTTTCTCAACAGTCATCCCGGTAAACTCACGTTGGTGACACATCACGGAGACATCGTTGGCGATGTCCGCAAGCGTCGGGCTCCGTTGGCAAAGAATCTGTTTCTGATTCCTAACCCCGCAGAAGGTGACGGAGATTTTGTGGTCACAACTTGTGTTGATTCGTTTCGTCCAACAATGAAATACCAGCAAGCCGGATTGTTGATCTACGATGGTGACGACAATTATTTGAAGTTCGATTTGGAATCGAACGGGAGCACGCCGGGTTTCAAGCACATCCGAGAGCAGGATGCCTTTCGTCTGTATGATACGGATCCGAAAATCAAACCTGCTGATCGCGTTTGGTTTCGGTTGGTCAAGCGTGGGAACGTTTACGAACGAGCCTACAGCACAGACGGCAAGAAGTTTGAGGTCTTTGGGGAGGCGGTTTGGGGCGATGGCAGCCCGCTGCAGGTTGGGATCATCGCGTTCAATGGACCGAGGGAAGCCGATGAGATTGAAGCATCGTTTGATTTTTTTCGTGTTCGAAAGTTGACGCGAGAAGAACGCGAGGATCCAGCGTATCTGCAACGTCAGAAGATTGCGGGTTCATGGAATGTGGTGAAGACGAGGGCCAGTGGTGAAGATTTGGTCGAGGGACCGATCTCGGAGTTTCGTTTTGATGGTGGCGACGTATCGTTTGTTATTCAGGGCGAACGCACCGAAGTGGACTTTATGCTGGACATCGAGTCCGAGCCAAACGGTTTCACGATGTCGTCTTTGACCGTTGGAGCAACGGATCCCGTCCACGGGAACTATGAGCTCAATGAAGACCAGTTGGTTTTGTGTCTGTCCTTGCCACCGGGGACTCCCGCGCCTCAGGAACTTGAATCATCACCAGGCGATGGCCGAATTTTGATGACGCTCAAACGTTCCAATTGA
- a CDS encoding BatD family protein: protein MQSIECAKLNWQCANSVVRLILVLMFGGLFACAGVADAADVTAKLSSKEAYVGASLTLQIQIQNAEKYELPELPIVEGVEIVREGAPQQSRKVTVVDGRMTQEQSVTFLYRVTPTEAGSFEIPTMNIRADGDVYRTEPMTFVATTSETGDLLFVEIEGEERSVYVGEPIRLTLKIWLRPYRMMDQELTLSDGDMWSMRSSQTEWGEFTKALEEMRGMNQRPGGRSVLREDQNGQSREYYLYEVDAEIYPKKPGKVDAGGVEIIFNYPTEIGPASRRNPLGMGSMFDDDFFRSPFGRPRFAVKKSRPIRAQAEIDSIDVLPIPTEGRPDGYNGAVGEYTIVTQATPQSVEAGDAVKLKIGITGDGPMELVRCPPLSTMPELTADFKVSDQPLPGFVQDNMKVFAPTIRPKHEGVTEIPPIEFHFFNPETESFEVVRSKPIPLQVRASETLQLNSIVSNGDRSVDQDSADGAGQGGQEAKDSWAASLWEIHTSSDALENVPVRKSHSSWWLLTVWPGLVWLGLVVWQSRGRWMTWLPEWKSPAQKAVLAMQQADDEFAIGQAMAMYLHRQFGSDEESSSWLSGVGGVRAAGGYGLAAEVESFLDRCEREETAIASESTTTIKEMRSRGMALIEQLESFRQQQRPSRKFQAKPISALQSQSVARILAWVLAGASFVSAGNALASEAVEGMALDQPSMAVLFQEANQAYERGLQRLEQSESDAAPKKDSAGKGDSGQAAAKEEFSLAATRYQALVDAGVENPQLYANLGNACLQSGQIGRAIVAYERALKWDPENDSIRTRLWLARDQVNESTDLALSWMWQAQRAIAPVLFRYWGSSHLRWSVVGFALVFWAILILLRLRTLAPETRRMARSAASFFAVVALFGGVMWWLAITGISKESTGYIVVDQVTVRTGDAESFSTLVEWSEADGRAVEIAQSRGDWVLIRTPSATGWVPADTIESADATSSFHQLPTSLGRLGMLTGTVLFPFE from the coding sequence ATGCAATCCATTGAATGTGCGAAGCTGAATTGGCAATGTGCAAACTCCGTTGTCCGACTGATTTTGGTGTTGATGTTCGGCGGTTTGTTCGCGTGTGCTGGCGTGGCAGACGCGGCGGACGTGACGGCGAAATTGTCGTCCAAGGAAGCGTATGTGGGTGCCTCCTTGACCCTGCAGATCCAAATTCAAAACGCGGAAAAGTATGAGCTTCCGGAACTGCCAATTGTCGAAGGTGTCGAAATTGTTCGCGAAGGGGCACCTCAACAAAGTAGGAAAGTAACGGTCGTCGACGGGCGAATGACGCAGGAACAAAGCGTTACGTTTCTCTATCGGGTGACGCCGACTGAAGCGGGGTCTTTTGAAATACCGACGATGAATATTCGGGCTGATGGCGATGTGTATCGGACCGAACCGATGACGTTCGTTGCCACGACGAGCGAAACTGGCGATCTGCTGTTTGTAGAGATCGAAGGCGAAGAAAGATCGGTGTACGTCGGTGAACCCATTCGATTGACGCTCAAAATTTGGCTTCGACCGTATCGGATGATGGACCAGGAATTGACGCTATCGGACGGCGACATGTGGTCCATGCGTTCTTCTCAAACCGAGTGGGGCGAATTCACGAAGGCGTTGGAAGAAATGCGTGGGATGAACCAACGTCCTGGTGGAAGGTCAGTTCTGCGCGAAGATCAAAACGGTCAATCTCGTGAATACTATTTGTATGAGGTTGATGCGGAGATTTATCCGAAGAAGCCAGGAAAGGTTGACGCGGGCGGTGTCGAAATCATCTTCAACTATCCCACCGAAATCGGCCCGGCATCGAGACGAAATCCACTTGGGATGGGATCGATGTTTGACGACGATTTCTTTCGCTCTCCATTTGGGCGACCGCGGTTTGCAGTGAAAAAGTCCCGGCCGATACGAGCGCAAGCTGAGATTGATTCAATTGATGTTTTACCCATTCCCACAGAAGGTCGACCGGATGGATACAACGGCGCAGTTGGCGAATACACCATCGTCACTCAAGCGACCCCGCAGTCGGTTGAGGCCGGTGACGCGGTCAAGTTGAAGATCGGAATCACCGGAGACGGGCCGATGGAGTTGGTGCGATGCCCTCCGTTGTCGACCATGCCAGAATTGACAGCAGATTTCAAAGTCTCCGACCAACCGCTGCCTGGTTTCGTTCAAGACAACATGAAGGTGTTCGCTCCAACGATTCGGCCTAAGCACGAAGGTGTCACTGAGATTCCGCCGATCGAGTTTCATTTCTTCAACCCGGAAACGGAATCGTTCGAAGTTGTCCGAAGCAAACCGATTCCGCTGCAAGTGCGAGCGTCGGAAACGCTTCAGTTGAATTCCATCGTTTCCAATGGTGATCGTTCCGTTGATCAAGACTCTGCGGACGGGGCAGGGCAGGGCGGTCAGGAGGCCAAGGATTCCTGGGCGGCTTCGCTCTGGGAAATTCACACATCCTCGGATGCTCTTGAGAATGTTCCGGTCCGGAAATCTCATTCGAGTTGGTGGTTGCTGACCGTGTGGCCAGGGTTGGTTTGGCTTGGTTTGGTTGTTTGGCAGAGTCGTGGCCGCTGGATGACTTGGTTGCCTGAGTGGAAGTCACCCGCGCAAAAAGCCGTTCTCGCAATGCAACAAGCTGACGACGAGTTCGCGATTGGGCAGGCCATGGCGATGTATTTGCACCGACAGTTTGGAAGCGATGAAGAATCCTCGAGTTGGTTGTCTGGGGTCGGTGGAGTGAGAGCAGCGGGCGGGTATGGATTGGCCGCGGAAGTGGAATCTTTCTTGGATCGTTGCGAACGGGAAGAGACCGCCATTGCTTCGGAGTCAACAACCACAATCAAGGAAATGCGCTCTCGCGGCATGGCATTGATCGAGCAGTTGGAGAGCTTTCGGCAGCAACAGCGCCCTTCGCGAAAGTTCCAGGCGAAACCCATTTCTGCTTTGCAGTCACAAAGTGTTGCGAGGATCTTGGCGTGGGTGCTGGCGGGAGCGTCCTTCGTGTCGGCGGGCAATGCCTTGGCAAGCGAAGCGGTGGAAGGCATGGCACTGGATCAGCCATCCATGGCGGTGTTGTTCCAAGAGGCCAACCAGGCCTACGAACGCGGGCTGCAGAGGCTCGAACAGTCTGAATCCGATGCCGCACCCAAGAAGGACTCGGCTGGCAAGGGGGATTCGGGGCAGGCGGCTGCCAAGGAGGAATTTTCACTGGCGGCCACTCGCTATCAAGCGTTGGTTGATGCCGGAGTGGAGAACCCGCAGTTGTATGCGAACTTGGGCAACGCTTGTCTGCAGTCCGGCCAAATCGGACGAGCGATTGTGGCCTATGAACGAGCGCTGAAGTGGGATCCGGAAAACGATTCCATTCGCACTCGTTTGTGGTTGGCTCGTGATCAAGTCAACGAGTCAACGGATCTTGCGTTGTCATGGATGTGGCAAGCACAGCGAGCGATTGCCCCGGTGTTGTTCCGTTATTGGGGTTCGAGTCATCTGCGGTGGAGCGTTGTCGGTTTCGCATTGGTCTTCTGGGCCATTTTGATCTTGCTTCGGCTCCGAACATTGGCACCCGAAACACGTCGCATGGCACGTTCGGCCGCGTCTTTTTTCGCAGTGGTGGCTTTGTTCGGCGGCGTCATGTGGTGGCTGGCAATCACCGGGATTTCGAAAGAATCAACTGGTTACATTGTCGTCGATCAGGTCACCGTTCGGACCGGCGATGCGGAGTCCTTTTCAACACTCGTGGAGTGGAGCGAGGCGGATGGTCGAGCAGTCGAGATCGCTCAATCACGAGGCGATTGGGTTCTCATTCGCACCCCGTCCGCGACAGGTTGGGTTCCTGCGGACACAATCGAAAGCGCTGACGCGACTTCCTCCTTCCACCAATTACCAACCTCGTTGGGTAGGTTAGGTATGTTAACGGGAACGGTTTTGTTTCCTTTTGAGTGA
- a CDS encoding VWA domain-containing protein, with translation MSDIQWGNPEALAWLIVVVGIALVIGYAGITRRIAWRRFLGTGLANRSANPSRWNRPVRSFLLLAALVSMVGALSDLRWGKAWEEVPQRGIEAVFVLDVSRSMLAEDVSPNRLGRAKQQIKDMVDEMPGDRVGLVVFAGETRQTLPLTRHVEDFKQTLDSVGIHSVRRGGSRLGDAIRVASDAFLDKTTDHKAMVILTDGEDQESDPVSEAKRAYEEQGIRIFTIGLGDMDEGSRIPNVDPELPRRQSGRYVKHKGQTVISKMNGAILKEVATQSDGAYIPAGTKRVDMSDVVHGYISNVDKTDLQTATINTYIPRFHWFLIPAILMLVLDVLLRGWPDKQSVGEDDVPVRSIEPLHKNVAKVALVLLAGTLNWGGVIHAQDDWRSRVGTITPVDRTGREQFNEGVEHFESRELEAAEQIFADAASSLDTALALRARYNLGNCQYLRALAGMQVEPAAAKEALDAAIANYRSAIQVARSMDDAAKSNEDSVGDVVRRARTNLELALRLKQEMERQEESQSAQSEDESSKDEAKPSEDNSSENQQDQNGEEQSASGDQNESESASDGAESQENDSQESSAGEQQENQQQNGDDGNESESAESEQASAQSGDDPNQMPEEDSTQDESTDGETSADDSNGAAPEGQLQSQSEGTDESEFQEGEKNAMTQQLMQQSMTREEALKMLQAVRDRDMLRRFGREQRERSRQIPVERDW, from the coding sequence ATGTCCGACATTCAATGGGGGAATCCCGAGGCACTTGCGTGGCTGATCGTCGTTGTGGGCATTGCGTTGGTGATCGGCTATGCCGGCATTACGCGGCGGATCGCTTGGAGACGCTTTCTCGGAACGGGCCTGGCAAACCGGTCCGCGAATCCATCGAGATGGAATCGTCCCGTTCGTTCATTCCTATTGTTGGCGGCGTTGGTGTCGATGGTTGGTGCATTGTCCGATCTGCGTTGGGGCAAGGCATGGGAAGAAGTTCCCCAGCGTGGAATCGAAGCGGTTTTTGTGCTGGATGTTTCTCGCAGCATGTTGGCAGAAGACGTTTCGCCAAACCGACTGGGAAGAGCCAAGCAACAAATCAAGGACATGGTCGATGAGATGCCGGGCGACCGAGTTGGGTTGGTGGTCTTTGCAGGCGAGACGCGGCAAACGCTGCCGTTGACTCGGCATGTGGAAGATTTCAAGCAAACATTGGACTCCGTTGGTATCCACTCGGTGCGTCGAGGCGGTTCGCGTTTGGGCGATGCCATTCGAGTTGCGTCGGATGCATTTTTGGACAAAACCACCGACCACAAAGCCATGGTGATTTTGACTGATGGTGAGGATCAAGAGAGCGATCCAGTGTCCGAAGCCAAGCGGGCTTACGAGGAACAAGGCATTCGGATCTTTACGATCGGTTTGGGCGACATGGATGAAGGCTCGCGAATTCCGAATGTGGATCCTGAATTGCCTCGTCGGCAGAGCGGTCGCTATGTGAAGCACAAAGGACAGACGGTGATCTCAAAGATGAACGGAGCCATCTTGAAGGAGGTCGCCACGCAATCCGACGGGGCTTACATCCCCGCAGGAACCAAGCGAGTGGATATGTCCGATGTTGTTCACGGATACATTTCAAACGTTGACAAAACGGATTTGCAAACGGCCACAATCAATACATACATTCCTCGCTTTCATTGGTTCCTCATCCCAGCAATTCTGATGCTGGTCCTTGATGTGCTGCTTCGAGGATGGCCTGACAAACAATCCGTTGGGGAGGATGACGTACCCGTTCGTTCCATCGAACCTCTTCACAAGAATGTCGCGAAAGTGGCGTTGGTTCTGCTGGCGGGAACACTGAACTGGGGTGGTGTGATACATGCTCAGGACGATTGGCGATCACGTGTGGGGACGATAACGCCGGTCGATCGCACCGGTCGCGAACAGTTCAACGAAGGCGTGGAGCACTTCGAGTCGCGAGAGTTGGAAGCGGCCGAACAAATTTTCGCGGATGCGGCGAGTTCGCTCGACACGGCTCTCGCCTTGCGGGCTCGTTACAACCTCGGGAATTGCCAGTATTTGCGAGCATTGGCGGGTATGCAGGTTGAGCCGGCCGCTGCAAAGGAGGCATTGGATGCTGCGATTGCGAATTATCGATCCGCGATTCAGGTGGCTCGATCCATGGATGATGCTGCGAAGTCAAACGAAGATTCGGTAGGTGACGTGGTGCGGCGAGCTCGCACGAATCTGGAATTGGCGTTGCGGTTGAAGCAGGAAATGGAGCGGCAGGAGGAATCGCAATCGGCACAGTCGGAGGACGAATCTTCCAAGGATGAGGCCAAACCCTCAGAAGACAACTCGTCCGAAAATCAACAGGATCAAAACGGAGAAGAACAATCGGCTTCGGGTGACCAAAACGAAAGTGAATCCGCGAGCGATGGAGCCGAGTCGCAAGAGAATGATTCGCAGGAATCTTCCGCTGGCGAGCAGCAAGAGAACCAGCAGCAAAACGGCGACGACGGCAACGAGAGTGAGTCGGCAGAATCCGAACAAGCTTCTGCCCAATCCGGAGATGACCCAAATCAGATGCCGGAAGAGGATTCAACGCAGGACGAGTCTACTGATGGTGAAACATCAGCCGACGATTCCAATGGAGCGGCTCCCGAAGGTCAGTTGCAATCTCAATCGGAAGGAACTGACGAATCTGAGTTCCAGGAAGGAGAAAAAAATGCGATGACACAACAATTGATGCAGCAATCAATGACTCGCGAGGAGGCTTTGAAGATGCTGCAGGCCGTTCGGGACCGAGACATGCTGCGACGTTTCGGAAGAGAACAACGCGAACGATCACGACAGATTCCAGTGGAAAGAGATTGGTGA
- a CDS encoding vWA domain-containing protein has translation MTFAWPHAFWLLMLIPLMAWWMWRRRGTASIAFSSVAAVDELPPSLRQRWMWLPKALTLIAFALLVLALARPREGREQTVSQTEGIAIEMVIDRSGSMQALDFNIDGEPVDRLTAVKNVASKFITGGEDLEGRFSDLVGLITFAAYADAETPPTLDHSFVVSRLNQTEIVSRRDEDGTAIGDAIALSVEKLNALDARQERKVQSKILILLTDGENTAGELDPVQAAELAETLGIKIYAIGVGTTGKAPVPVRDPFTGRQRLHYMEVNIDEATLQKVAEITGGKYFRATDTDSLDAIYREIDQLEKTEVETQQYVSYRELAVQSWYWRSFTVPPVVAMAFVVLILRSLLEHLWLKELV, from the coding sequence ATGACCTTTGCATGGCCTCACGCATTTTGGTTGCTAATGTTGATTCCACTGATGGCATGGTGGATGTGGCGTCGCCGAGGCACGGCCTCCATCGCATTCAGTTCGGTTGCCGCGGTTGATGAACTTCCACCCAGTTTGCGGCAACGTTGGATGTGGTTGCCAAAAGCATTGACGCTGATTGCGTTTGCATTGTTGGTCCTTGCGCTAGCACGACCACGCGAAGGACGCGAACAGACGGTCTCGCAAACTGAAGGGATCGCCATCGAAATGGTGATTGACCGTAGCGGCAGCATGCAAGCGCTGGACTTCAACATTGACGGCGAGCCCGTTGACCGATTGACCGCGGTGAAGAACGTGGCCAGCAAATTCATCACCGGTGGCGAAGATTTGGAAGGGCGTTTCAGTGACCTGGTCGGTCTGATCACCTTCGCGGCGTATGCCGATGCAGAAACGCCGCCGACGCTGGACCATTCGTTTGTGGTGTCACGATTGAACCAAACGGAGATCGTCAGTCGGAGGGATGAAGACGGAACCGCAATCGGAGACGCGATCGCATTGTCGGTCGAGAAACTGAACGCCTTGGATGCGAGGCAGGAAAGAAAGGTGCAAAGCAAAATCTTGATTTTGCTGACCGACGGAGAAAACACCGCCGGGGAGTTGGATCCGGTTCAAGCGGCCGAACTGGCTGAGACGTTGGGAATCAAAATCTATGCGATTGGTGTTGGCACAACGGGGAAGGCTCCCGTGCCGGTCCGCGACCCGTTCACCGGTCGTCAACGGTTGCATTACATGGAGGTGAACATCGACGAAGCGACATTGCAGAAGGTGGCGGAAATTACCGGCGGCAAGTATTTCCGTGCGACCGACACGGATTCGCTTGATGCAATCTATCGCGAAATTGATCAACTGGAAAAAACGGAAGTCGAAACCCAGCAGTATGTCAGCTATCGAGAGCTGGCCGTTCAGTCTTGGTATTGGCGTTCGTTCACTGTTCCACCTGTCGTTGCGATGGCGTTTGTTGTCTTGATCCTCCGTTCGCTATTGGAACACCTTTGGCTGAAGGAGTTGGTGTGA
- a CDS encoding DUF58 domain-containing protein, with amino-acid sequence MTPSEILRKIRRIQIRTSHRVDEMLAGTWHSAFKGRGIEFEEVRPYQVGDDVRTIDWNVTARQDAPFVKLFREERELAVMLMVDCSASLDFGTQSQTKRELVTELGATLAMSAIKNNDRVGLTLFSEDVEKSFPPRQGSRHVLRLIREMLTHPSSGSGTDVGAALEHLQRTAKRRTVVFLISDFQSKDYEKSLRVASRKHDLIPVVVTDVREMEMPAVGLVPLRDNETGDIRWIDTSSRKHRERYAQMVQQREEQRDALFRRYRMEPLHLRTGEDLGEPLRRYFHRRENRR; translated from the coding sequence ATGACTCCCAGCGAAATACTTCGCAAGATTCGTCGAATTCAAATTCGAACCAGCCACCGTGTCGACGAGATGTTGGCGGGGACATGGCATTCGGCATTCAAAGGTCGAGGTATCGAATTCGAAGAGGTTCGCCCTTACCAGGTCGGTGACGATGTTCGCACGATCGATTGGAATGTGACCGCTCGCCAGGACGCACCCTTCGTCAAGCTGTTTCGTGAGGAACGCGAATTAGCGGTGATGTTGATGGTGGATTGTTCTGCTTCTCTGGACTTCGGGACGCAATCGCAAACCAAACGCGAATTGGTGACCGAACTGGGAGCGACCCTGGCGATGTCGGCAATCAAAAACAATGATCGAGTTGGTTTGACTCTGTTTAGCGAAGACGTTGAAAAAAGTTTTCCCCCACGCCAAGGTTCACGTCATGTGCTGCGATTGATTCGCGAAATGTTGACGCATCCATCCAGTGGATCCGGAACCGATGTTGGGGCTGCGCTTGAACATTTGCAGCGGACGGCGAAACGAAGGACCGTCGTTTTTTTAATCAGCGACTTCCAATCCAAGGACTACGAGAAATCGCTTCGCGTCGCTTCTCGAAAGCATGATCTGATTCCTGTCGTGGTCACGGACGTTCGAGAAATGGAGATGCCCGCGGTCGGTTTGGTTCCGCTTCGCGACAACGAAACTGGTGACATTCGGTGGATCGATACCTCCAGTCGCAAGCATCGTGAACGGTATGCACAGATGGTTCAGCAACGAGAGGAGCAGCGTGACGCTTTGTTTCGACGTTATCGAATGGAGCCACTGCACTTGAGAACCGGAGAAGACTTGGGTGAACCTTTGCGTCGCTACTTCCATCGACGGGAGAATCGACGATGA
- a CDS encoding AAA family ATPase, with product MNELNEHAEFLSDAELSEAAKQQRHLTERIAHASSPFREIVTQINHVLVGQSHLVDRMLIGLLTGGHLLIEGVPGLAKTTAVASLAKAINTGFQRLQFTPDLLPADLIGTQVYRPQDQTFVVQKGPIFSNLVLADEINRAPAKVQSALLEAMQEHQVTIGSETFPLPEPFLVMATQNPVEQEGTYALPEAQTDRFMLKVIVDYPNREEELLILRRMGKTGTKLEVDAVASPEDILAARTLLDEIRVDEKVEGYIVDLVMATRRPKAYGLELDGLIQFGGSPRATINLTLAARAAAFLAGRAYVLPTDVRSIALDVLRHRVMITYEAEAEDLTSESIVQQILDHIPAP from the coding sequence ATGAACGAACTGAACGAACACGCTGAGTTTTTGTCAGACGCGGAGCTTTCCGAAGCTGCGAAGCAACAACGGCACCTGACTGAACGCATCGCTCACGCCAGCAGTCCCTTTCGCGAAATCGTGACCCAGATCAATCACGTGCTGGTGGGGCAAAGTCATCTTGTCGACCGCATGCTGATCGGCTTGCTGACCGGTGGGCATCTGTTGATCGAGGGTGTGCCCGGATTGGCGAAAACGACCGCGGTGGCGAGTCTGGCCAAAGCGATCAACACCGGATTTCAACGCCTGCAGTTCACGCCAGACCTTCTGCCAGCGGACTTGATTGGAACTCAGGTCTATCGTCCGCAGGATCAAACGTTCGTTGTTCAGAAAGGACCGATCTTTTCGAACTTGGTGCTCGCAGACGAGATCAATCGCGCTCCAGCAAAGGTGCAGAGCGCTTTGTTGGAAGCGATGCAAGAACATCAAGTCACGATCGGTAGCGAAACATTCCCACTGCCCGAGCCGTTCTTGGTGATGGCGACGCAAAATCCGGTCGAGCAAGAAGGCACCTACGCGTTGCCGGAGGCTCAAACAGACCGATTCATGCTGAAGGTCATCGTCGACTATCCCAACCGCGAAGAGGAGTTGCTGATTCTTCGTCGAATGGGAAAGACAGGTACAAAGTTGGAAGTCGACGCGGTTGCGTCGCCGGAAGATATCTTGGCCGCCCGAACGCTGCTCGACGAAATTCGCGTCGACGAGAAGGTGGAGGGTTACATCGTCGATCTGGTGATGGCGACCCGTCGTCCAAAGGCTTACGGGTTGGAATTGGATGGATTGATTCAGTTTGGTGGTTCGCCGCGAGCGACGATCAATCTGACGCTCGCAGCCAGGGCGGCCGCATTTTTAGCGGGACGAGCGTATGTGCTGCCGACCGACGTGCGTTCGATTGCGTTGGATGTATTGCGGCATCGTGTGATGATCACCTACGAAGCCGAGGCGGAAGATCTGACTAGCGAATCCATCGTGCAGCAAATTCTTGATCACATTCCGGCACCGTAA